Proteins from a genomic interval of Quercus robur chromosome 9, dhQueRobu3.1, whole genome shotgun sequence:
- the LOC126699977 gene encoding probable inositol oxygenase isoform X1 has protein sequence MIAVENQTPENAIPNNASDGFVMPESNAFGQSFRDYESSVRLSIVENCYRLNHINQTYDFVKKTREEYAKLYKAEMSIWEAIELLDSFVDESDPDIDEPQIQHLLQSAEAIRKDYPDEDWLHLTALIHDLGKVLFHSKFGSLPQWAVTGDTHPVGCAFDESIVYHKYFKENLDFNNPAYNTKLGVYSEGCGLENVLMSWGHDDYMYMVAKANGTTLPSAALFTIRYHSFYPMHTEGAYQYLLNEEDRENLKWVRTFNKYDLYSKSSVRIDVEKVKPYYESLIKKYFPEKLRW, from the exons ATGATTGCCGTTGAGAACCAGACACCTG AGAATGCAATACCAAACAATGCATCAGATGGATTTGTTATGCCAGAATCCAATGCCTTTGGCCAATCATTCAG GGATTATGAATCAAGTGTGAGGCTAAGCATTGTGGAGAATTGCTATCGGTTGAATCATATTAACCAAACGTATGATTTT GTGAAGAAGACAAGGGAAGAGTATGCAAAATTGTACAAAGCAGAGATGTCCATATGGGAAGCCATTGAACTCCTTGACAGTTTTGTGGATGAAAGTGACCCTGACATTGATGAACCTCAGATTCAGCATTTGCTGCAATCAGCTGAAGCCATAAGAAAAGATTATCCTGATGAAGACTGGCTGCACTTGACTGCCCTTATTCATG ATCTTGGAAAGGTTCTTTTCCATTCTAAATTTGGATCGCTTCCCCAGTGGGCTGTTACCG GAGATACGCATCCTGTTGGTTGTGCCTTTGACGAATCGATTGTTTATCACAAG TATTTCAAGGAAAATCTAGATTTCAACAATCCTGCCTACAACACTAAACTTGGAGTGTACTCTGAAGGATGTGGACTGGAAAATGTGCTGATGTCATGGGGGCATGACGATTACATGTACATG GTGGCCAAGGCAAATGGAACTACTCTACCATCAGCTGCATTATTTACCATCCGATATCACTCATTTTACC CAATGCATACGGAAGGAGCATATCAATACCTATTGAATGAAGAGGACAGAGAGAATCTGAAGTGGGTTCGAACATTCAA CAAATATGATCTATACAGTAAGAGCAGCGTTCGAATTGACGTTGAAAAAGTTAAACCATACTATGAATCCCTCATAAAAAAG TACTTCCCAGAAAAGCTCAGATGGTAA
- the LOC126699977 gene encoding probable inositol oxygenase isoform X2, with product MIAVENQTPVSENAIPNNASDGFVMPESNAFGQSFRDYESSVRLSIVENCYRLNHINQTYDFVKKTREEYAKLYKAEMSIWEAIELLDSFVDESDPDIDEPQIQHLLQSAEAIRKDYPDEDWLHLTALIHDLGKVLFHSKFGSLPQWAVTGDTHPVGCAFDESIVYHKYFKENLDFNNPAYNTKLGVYSEGCGLENVLMSWGHDDYMYMVAKANGTTLPSAALFTIRYHSFYPMHTEGAYQYLLNEEDRENLKWVRTFNKYDLYSKSSVRIDVEKVKPYYESLIKKYFPEKLRW from the exons ATGATTGCCGTTGAGAACCAGACACCTG TGTCAGAGAATGCAATACCAAACAATGCATCAGATGGATTTGTTATGCCAGAATCCAATGCCTTTGGCCAATCATTCAG GGATTATGAATCAAGTGTGAGGCTAAGCATTGTGGAGAATTGCTATCGGTTGAATCATATTAACCAAACGTATGATTTT GTGAAGAAGACAAGGGAAGAGTATGCAAAATTGTACAAAGCAGAGATGTCCATATGGGAAGCCATTGAACTCCTTGACAGTTTTGTGGATGAAAGTGACCCTGACATTGATGAACCTCAGATTCAGCATTTGCTGCAATCAGCTGAAGCCATAAGAAAAGATTATCCTGATGAAGACTGGCTGCACTTGACTGCCCTTATTCATG ATCTTGGAAAGGTTCTTTTCCATTCTAAATTTGGATCGCTTCCCCAGTGGGCTGTTACCG GAGATACGCATCCTGTTGGTTGTGCCTTTGACGAATCGATTGTTTATCACAAG TATTTCAAGGAAAATCTAGATTTCAACAATCCTGCCTACAACACTAAACTTGGAGTGTACTCTGAAGGATGTGGACTGGAAAATGTGCTGATGTCATGGGGGCATGACGATTACATGTACATG GTGGCCAAGGCAAATGGAACTACTCTACCATCAGCTGCATTATTTACCATCCGATATCACTCATTTTACC CAATGCATACGGAAGGAGCATATCAATACCTATTGAATGAAGAGGACAGAGAGAATCTGAAGTGGGTTCGAACATTCAA CAAATATGATCTATACAGTAAGAGCAGCGTTCGAATTGACGTTGAAAAAGTTAAACCATACTATGAATCCCTCATAAAAAAG TACTTCCCAGAAAAGCTCAGATGGTAA